ATTTAGAGCATTTGAAAAATAGGATTCGCAACCATCCTTTTTGTTCGGCAATAAACTATTTGGGTGGAATTGGCCCTGTAAAAGTCACATTGTTTAAAGATCAAATAGACCCTGAAATTTAAGCGCTTATAATTCTAAAAAAATAAAAAAATGACGCAACAGTATAAAAAAATATCTGAGAATAAAACCTCTACAATTGCGGCAAATACTGCACGCGGTAATAATACCGTTCAATTAAGAGACAATCGTGCTTCAACTTCGACTATAAATAACAATACTCCAATAAGACAATTAAAATCTAATCAGGCCATCGCTAGTTTTAATTCTAATGTTGTACAGTTAATGAAATTTAACAAAGAGCAACGAGCAAAAAAATTAGCAGCGAATAAAAAGAAAAATGATGGTTTTCATACCTGCGATCACTGTGGTTTTCAGCATTCACTAGTGCATTATGCAACATTCCAAAACAGAAGAATGGGCGACGGACAGTTTCACATTGATCATATACAGCCTGCTTCAATGGGTGGACGAAATAATATGAGAAATGGCAGAGTGCTTTGTGGAACTTGCAACACTTCTCGAGGAAACAGAGCACATGTTGGCGCTACTGGTTTTAAAAAATATCATGCTCTACATAGAAAAACAGCTAAAAAGGACTACAAGCGCAAACCAAGTAAAAAAAGAAGGTAAAACACTTACATGAAAAAATAACTAAAAAACATTTATAATTTAGTTTTTATGGAATATTCTACTGATAAAACGAAAACACAATCGGCTGCAAATAGTGCTGACGAAAAAGTCTCTCAAAATAAAGCAAGAGAACTCACGGACAATCGCCCCGTTTCTGTTTTACAAAGAAAAAACAACAATACTGGTCTGCCTGATAATCTAAAATCAGGAATAGAAAACCTTTCTGGTCATTCTATGGATGATGTGAAGGTTCATTACAACTCAGATAAACCTGCACAGCTTAACGCTCACGCTTATGCACAAGGATCAGATATTCATCTAGCATCTGGACAAGAAAAACATTTGCCTCATGAAGCTTGGCACGTTGTTCAGCAAAAACAAGGACGAGTAAAACCAACTTTGCAGATGAAAGGAAAAGTAAATGTAAACGATGATAAAGGCTTGGAAAATGAGGCTGATGTTATGGGGGCGAAAGCTATTCAATTGACTAGATATGAGTCTAAGCCGAATCTACAATCAAAATCAAATTTAATACAATCAAATACAGATGTTTTTCAGCTTATGACGTTTAGTCGATTTAACTGGAAACAAAATCCACTTAACTGGGGTTGGAAATACAATCAAAAGGAACAAACCCTTT
The Flavobacterium humidisoli DNA segment above includes these coding regions:
- a CDS encoding HNH endonuclease → MTQQYKKISENKTSTIAANTARGNNTVQLRDNRASTSTINNNTPIRQLKSNQAIASFNSNVVQLMKFNKEQRAKKLAANKKKNDGFHTCDHCGFQHSLVHYATFQNRRMGDGQFHIDHIQPASMGGRNNMRNGRVLCGTCNTSRGNRAHVGATGFKKYHALHRKTAKKDYKRKPSKKRR